CAATACCCACGTCAATTAAGAATTCTCCCAGTCACTCCCATTCATTCAAGAATTCTCTCCAATCCATTTCACCAGCAAGTCCTAGCCCCTATGGGGAAGGGTGCGGGGGTCGCTCATTATTCAAGGATTGTTTGGGTTCCTTAAAACTCAGATGAGAAAGGCTGAGGTAGGAGGTATGCTAGGCAAGGCAGAGCGGTCAGACCagaccagagcagagctgggtgagattttttttgacaaataatttatttgccaaaaatgctcttttggtcaacccaaaactgTTGGTATTTGCCATTATTTCACTGAGTAGTTCAGGCCAAAATAAAATGTTGTGGGGAAGTGAGTTGCCATTCacaaagcagtggtgggcaaggagggagggagcagcaaCTGCAGCAGGAAACACCCAAGTTAAAGCTTTTAggctagtgattagagcactcacctgggatgtaggaaacccaggttcagttccccactctgcctgtTGTGGAAAGTGCCCTAATCACTTGGTTATAGCATAGTCTGGGGTAGGTCTCCCtcagtgtctcctgttgaagctattctaCTTTGCAGAAAATCCTTGACTAATCAGTGgaccagagagagtgagaatcTCTCTTTTACCTAGCAGCCGGGGCATTCAGCGGGAGACTTTCTTGTTTCACCAGTTTTTTTGAAATTTACAGTTTAGGttgaaccaatttttttttttttggaacaggGGTGGGTAAATGGACAAATCCCTTGGCTGTTGCAAATGGAGACTGGAGTCCTAGTGTGTCCAGAAAGATGACAGGTACTGATGTCTGTGAGGCTGGAGACAGAAACCATGAAGAGGCTGCTGCTACTGTGGTCACAGTAGGGGAGGTAGTGGCAGATAGTACTGGGAGCTTAATTATGGGTGTTTGCTGCTGAGACTTGGAGCAACATcagtgtcaaaactcccattgacttcaatggggacaggatttcattCCTGCTGTCTCGTCAGTGGGTTGGTAGCCTCTCTGGCCAGGATGGAGAGGACTTATCTGcagatgtgtgtgagagagagaggaagctcTTGGTTCTATTATCTTTTTCAGTTGTGatgtttatagaatcatagaactggaagggacctcgagagtcccctgcactcaaggcaggacaaagtattatctagaccatcccttataggtgtttgtccaacctgctcttaaaaatcccctatgatggagattctacaacctcgttaggcaatttattccagtgcttaactactctgacagttaggaagtttttcctaatgtccaacctaaaccgcccttgctgcagtttaaacccattggttcttgtcctatcctcagaggttaagaaaaataatttttctccctcctccttgcaacaaccttttatgtacttgaaaactgttatgtcccctctcagtcttctcttctccagactaaacaaacccagttttttcactattccctcataggtcatgttttctagacctttaataatttttgttgctcctctctggactttctccaatttgtccacatctttcctgaaatgtggcgtccagaactggacatgatactccagctgaggcctaatcagggcGGAAAAATTTCTTCTCgtgtctttcttacaacacttctgctaatacatcccagaacgatgtttgtttttgcaacagcattacactgttgactcatatttagcttgtgatccactccgACCCTcaaatccctttccgcagtactccttcctaggcagtcatttcccattttgtatgtgtgcaactgattgttccttcctaagtggagtactttacgtttgtccttattgaatgtcatcctatttatttcagaccatttctccagatcattttgaattttaatcctatcctccaaagcacttgcaactgttcccagcttgatatcgtctgcaaactttataagcgtactctctatgccattatctaaatcattaatgaagatattgaacagaaccggacccagaaccgatccctgcaggaccccactcgttatgcccttccagcacgaCTGTGAACCACTGTGGGTCTCCTAGTGCAGGATCAAAGGCTGTACTGGAACCATACAAATGAAAGATGGATAAGAAGCAACAAAAAGCAAAGGGAACGAGGAGTGGGGTTTGGTACACAGTTTGCTTGTTCCGTgcgttctttccttttttcttagtCGTTTTAGCAATATTCTATCACCAGGTCTGTAAGCACTTTCCCAAGAGCTAGGCTGATATTTTGCAGCAGCTGACGGACACTATTAAAAATCACTTCCAGCTATTTTACATCTCCTGGACACCCCGGTCCCAATTCACATGTAAGGAGATACATATTGTCATCTTGTAAAGTCCAGCATCAGGATGATCTAAGATGAGTTAACTGGGCTGCTTTGAGAGGATCTGCAGGTGATGGGCTGCTTTGTAGCAAGGCTTATGCCCAGGGTTCCTGAGACTCCATACACACCACTCCAGAGCATCCAGCCCATGGGGCTCTTCCCCCATTGGAATATCACCGCCTCATGTTCTACTGGCAGCCTCCCCCTCGCTAACTCACTACTGAGAGGGGAGCTGTCAGCATAGTATCCCCTAAAGAACCTGCAGTTTGTAGACAAGAAATACAAACACACAGTCCCATAAGGAGCCTGCATGGTGGTGCAGCTTCCCTGCTTTGGGACCTGAGCTAACTAGCATGATTGCAGCTTAAGCAGACATACCCTGGGATTTCAGTACAAACAGacccagaatttcaccctaatgAAATTTTGCTTCTAGGTTGATGAGCAACAAAGGAATGACCCTGAGATGATTTTCATCCATTAATTCTTGGATAGTTGACTTGAGATATATAATAGGCAGGGCCCCACCCcatcaatttcacagccatgaaaaatgtgtcacagaccatgaaataagCCCCTCCttttgaaatctgatctcccctgtgcTGCTAGGAGCACCCTACCTGGGGGGTGCCTAGCTGCAAGTCCTGGCCCAGCCTGGCTTCCTGCAGCAACAAAAAGGTACCTGGAGGTGGATCTGATCCCTCCCTCTTGCCTCGAGAGCAGCCATCTAGGGGAAAGAGCaagccctttccctccccagcctggccaggactaGCAACTAGGAGGCCCAGACTGGGTGATTCAGGCAGcatggggagatcagacccacctccaggatACCAACAGGTATAGCTGTTCTCAAGGGGCTCAGCACAAAAGTGATGTGGCAATCCCAtgattctcctccccccacccacaacaGGTGTGGGACACCTTCCTCCCCCCCTtgtttttgggtcaggaccatcatggttacaacaccatgaagtttcagatttaaacatctgaaaatggtaaatttaccaattttcaaatcacatggccatgaatttggtaaggccctaatAACAGGCTTCCAGTCACATGATTGTGAAGCCCTGTGTTAATAGAAACTGAAGATCTAAACAGGAGACAATGATATACACCTGATTCAGGTATCTAGGTCACTATTCAGAGACTGGGAGGTATGGAAGTGGTCAGTGTGTAATGCTATTTACACGGATGTGTGGAAGACTGGTTTTGTTAGCTTTAGAGGGTCTTGCTGCTTTAGTTGGGTTTTGTTCTGACCTAAGTTGAGCTGCAAGGTGTTGGAATTGTTACATGTACTTGCATAAGCCAGCAACAGGATAATACTATGGTCAGTTATTTTCACAAGGGTCTATTAGATTTCAGAGACTAGGTACAGTCTTGAAGCATGGGTCTGGGAACATCTAGCTCCCAAGTACTACGGAACTTAAAATGGAGGGGCTTCTCTACTTGAATTCTCAAGCCATATCCTCAAACAGTCAGAAGCGAAGAGCTGTCTAAGGACAACTATTGCTTTAGCTAGGACAGCGTTGTGAGTCCTGTCAAAATATTGTTCTTCTAGTAGTCACACAGTGAGACGATTGCTCTCAAAGCCTATGTTACTCCATCACTACGGAGGTCAGTATTAGACAGTTAACCTTCCTTCGGCAAAAGAATAAACGAAGATTAGACAATCCCCACTATATgctcagaaatgttttatttaatagcCACAGTCACTGACTGCAGATTAGTTACAACTTTACTAGGAATATGCTTGTATCTCAAAGTGATTGAAGAAACTTGCAGAATTGGACAGCAGTGTTGTGCAGTCGTCATTGAACAGATTCTTAACAGCAAGTTCTGATCCAACATGGAGATGGGAATTCCTCAGGCCCTCTCATAGACTCTTGTGCTGGTGACATTATTCATGGTGCATTCCTAGAAGGCAAGATGATTAATTAGGTTTCTGTTACAGCAGAGTTCTAGGAGTCTAAGTAAACAAGGATATCTGTCATATCAGAGTCCAAGGTGTTTATTTAGTATGTCACTCTGATATTTAATATTAGCACAAGAGTCAAGCATTTCTTGCCTCCTGGAACAGGTTAGAGTGATCCTGATATCAGCTTAAATTATCAGCCAGCACTAGTACGCTTGAACAGCAGGCTTCACGTCTGCCTCTAACTTTCTGTCCAGCACTCAGATTGGTGTTTAGTACAAGAATACAAACTCTTGGGTTTTGGTCTCTTTAGGGTCTCTCCACTAGTTTTGTTACAAGTGGAACTTGCCTACTTTGTAGGTTATGGGTTGGGTTTAACCTTGTTTAAAATGGTGGGTGTACAGTCCCCCTTCATTTGTGAGAAGTGTAAGAAATAATTAAGTGCCTTTTTGGAACCAGACACCGAAACACTAGGAGCCTCTACCCAAACACAGGTATATCACCACCTAAGAACAGATGGAGAATTTGCATAATCTAGGCTTTTGTTTGGTGGAGGTTTGCATCTCTGTGCATGGAGAGACACTGAAGTGGCAGAGAAGCAGAGAACCAAGGATACAGCCAGAACCTTAGAACCTAGCCTTGAGAACCTCAAGAGACTGCATACTTTTGGACTGAGTACTGGCAGGAGAGGGGCTTGGAACGGAGCAAAGATACtgtgtgttcagggaaacaggactttgtgcacGGTAAATACCAGATGTCAAATCAACTCTTCCTCCTAAGCAAAGAGAGCCCACTAGACCAAGTTTTGCCTACCTGCTCAGGCAAAAGAGGGGTAACCATATTTTTGTACCTCGCTTTGTTCTTACATGCACCAGCAGCTTTCTTAATGAGCATTTCTGTTTCAGCTAGAGCATTTAGTGCTCACgtgagggtttaaaaaaaataatttgaactcACCACCACAAGCTTAGCATCCACCAGTTTTCTCTTTATTGTCGTCTCTTTGCCATCCCACTTCTGCACATGAATCAAAGAGCCATTGTCCAAGGTGATAATGCTCTGCCAAGACAAAAGAAGCAGAGGGACTCTGGGTCAGATAGTCGCAGCACACGGAAGATTTGCCTCTTCAAATCATTTAACAAATCCCATGTTCACAGGAGAGATTCAAGCTGATTTTCAGGAAGCTTCCTGGGAAGATCCAGGTTTCAGAAGCTTCTTTACCACTGCTTGCACAGCTTCTTAGAAGGCACAGATCCCACTGTACTGTGGCTGTGAGCTTTAACTAGCATAGGAGACATGTGCCACCACAATACATCCATTTTGtcagccctcctccccctcccccccccccactggaagAAAAGGTGTCAGGACACAGGTGGGGATTGGAGTTGGGCTAGTCCCCACTACCTTTATCACTTGTGATTTGATGTAGTGCCCTGTCAGATAATGCATTACATGGATGCATAGGGGCACCATCTGCTTTGGCCTGCCACAGAAGCTTCTCCAGTAGGTGCAGCTGCATGTTGAGATTTAAGAAAGCATGGCAAAGAAGGGGAGTAGAAATTCTAGCCTTATCTATAGgggtttttcctcccttttccatCTGGACTGATGTGAGGGTGAGTAGTAAGAGATAAGATAATAGTAAGAGATGCCACTGCCAAGGCTACTACAtagccctcccctcaccccagaggCACTTGTCTTCCCCATGTAATTCTGTCTGCCTCAGGCACCTTGTATTCAGTAAAAACGTCCCGTTGAAATTTTGCAGCTAGTCACTTTGAGAGACAGTCCTATTCTACACCATGCAGCAGATAAGGAGCATTTACTGGTCAGCCTTTAGAGGGAAGATCTGGGCTTGTGCCCATTTTCTGCTTTACATAGAATGAAGGAGGGCTGGATATGGTcagtttttttgttgtgtttttagtTGAGCATTGGCAATTGAGGTATTTCCTACCCAAAAAGGCTATAGCAACTTAAGTAGTCAAATTACTACTTTAAACAAATACTGACAGCCAAGCCATTTATAGAAGGGATTTTTTAGAGTAAGCATTTTATTTACCATCCGTTAGTTCCAGTGACTAGTGAACACTTCAAAGAAAGGAAGTTGTTACACCTTATTGATCCAAGGGAGGCCTTCAGTTTGTGGGAGTACAATGGGCATGAGGATTGCCCCAGGCCAGCCAGAAGTGCCAGGCATGACATCCCCAATTCTTATGAGGCCAGGGCAGAGGGGAACCATGTCTAAAGAAAATAATCATGAAGAAAGGAAGGGcacaaacccaggagtcctttgcaagtcacctttaaagATTAACCCTCACCTTGGTTTTCCTGTCATCTGCTGTGGTTTCTTCAAACTCTTCCCCCAGCTTGAAGGAGATCTCAGTGTTTTTAAAGGAGCTCTCTGTTTTGATGGTTATTATGTCATTGTTAGTACTGATAATCACACTCGGCTTGGCCAGGCTGCCAAGCTTCCTAGTAGCAAAACCCACTCcttgaaaagaaagaaacaaattaGCAGCTTGGATTTTACATATACACCCATGAGAGAGAAATTGGTAAATAGGTCTGTGAATGTACTAGAATGTATCTCACGCTCAACTATGTAGGCTCTGCAGTTCTAAGAGGAGTACAAAAGAGATCAGCAGATACCATATAGACCTCTTCCCTCTGTATGTTGTAAGAAGGTACCATTTTAATAGTCACCTTAGCAGTTGAAACAGTAAATTGAGTTGTACTAGTACGCTCTAAGAGACAGCTAGATACAAGCCATAGACGTTTGTCTCCTAATCCAAGCTTTCCTAAATAATAGTGGTGTTTGTTTGGGCCACATACTTAGTATCAGCCATTCAAGGAATTACATTAGAGCCCTCACAACATTTCCTGCTTATGAGTGAGAATTAGTTTGTAGATGCACAAACTATCAATAGTTAAGAATGCAATATCAGTAAAC
The window above is part of the Chelonia mydas isolate rCheMyd1 chromosome 2, rCheMyd1.pri.v2, whole genome shotgun sequence genome. Proteins encoded here:
- the LOC102944355 gene encoding fatty acid-binding protein, adipocyte-like; this translates as MCESFLGSWKLISSENFESYMKELGVGFATRKLGSLAKPSVIISTNNDIITIKTESSFKNTEISFKLGEEFEETTADDRKTKSIITLDNGSLIHVQKWDGKETTIKRKLVDAKLVVECTMNNVTSTRVYERA